In Rhodococcus pseudokoreensis, the DNA window TGAGGTCGTTGACCGCCACAATCTCGATGTCGGTGGTTCCGAGCGCCTTCTGCGCATCCACCGCCCTGAAGAAGTTACGCCCGATACGGCCGAAACCGTTTACGCCTACCCGGACAGTCACAATCTGCTCCTTTGTGCATGATTCTGGTTGTGCAGCTCTGCTCCCGCGCCGCTACGACACCACCGACGGGTGATCGGCGCAGGGGTTCATCGGTCGATGTGGTTCCTACCCTAGTGCGCGGACGACGCCCGCGCGCAGTCAACTCGGAGCGCCCTTCGCCCTGCCGCCCCGACCGGAACGAACGGGACGCTCGTTCGATCTGACGCGACGGGCGTCCCGTTCGTCCGGGAAACCCGGGGTGGCGGGCGGTGACGGCGGACGAGGTCAGGCGTCGTCGAGAAGGTCTGCGGTGACGGCCGACTCGGTGTCCGGAATGCCGGTTTCCTTCGCCTTGCGGTCCGCCATCGACAGCAGCCGCCGGATGCGGCCTGCCACGGCGTCCTTCGTCATCGGCGGGTCGGCGAGCTGGCCGAGTTCCTCGAGGGACGCCTGCCGGTGCTCCACCCGCAGGTGGCCCGCGGCCGCGAGGTGGTCGGGGACCTCGTCACCGAGGATGTCGAGGGCCCGTTCGACGCGGGCGGCGGCCGCGACCGCGGCGCGGGCGGAGCGGCGCAGGTTGGCGTCGTCGAAGTTGGCGAGCCGGTTGGCGGTGGCGCGGACCTCCCGGCGCATGCGCCGTTCCTCCCACACGAGGCGGGTGTCCTGGGCTCCCATTCTGGTGAGCAGCGCGCCGATGGCCTCGCCGTCACGGATCACCACCCGGTCGGTGCCGCGGACCTCGCGGGCCTTCGCGGAGATGCCCAGCCTGCGCGCCGCCCCGACGAGGGCGAGCGCCGCCTCCGGGCCCGGGCAGGAGACCTCGAGCGCGGACGAGCGGCCCGGCTCGGTCAGCGAACCGTGCGCCAGGAACGCGCCGCGCCACGCGGCTTCCGCGTCGGCGACGCTGCCGCCGACGACCTGCGCGGGAAGCCCGCGCACCGGACGGCCCCGCAGGTCCAGCAGCCCCGTCTGACGGGCGAGGGCCTCCCCCTCCTTCGCGACCCGCACGATGTACCGGGACGACTTGCGCAGCCCGCCCGCGCTGAGGACGTGGACGTCGGCGCTGTAGGTGAACAGGTCGAAGATCTCGCGGCGCAACCGGCGGGCCGTGGACCCCAGATCCACTTCCGCCTCGACCACTACCCGGCCGCCGACGATGTGCAATCCCCCGGCGAACCGCAGCAGCGACGAGACCTCGGCCTTCCGGCAACTCACGTGAGTGATGACGAGACGACTGAGTTCGTCTTTGACCTCTGCTGTCATTGCCACGAAGCGCTCTCCCTTTCCTCTGGTGTCTCGGCCG includes these proteins:
- the whiA gene encoding DNA-binding protein WhiA, whose amino-acid sequence is MAMTAEVKDELSRLVITHVSCRKAEVSSLLRFAGGLHIVGGRVVVEAEVDLGSTARRLRREIFDLFTYSADVHVLSAGGLRKSSRYIVRVAKEGEALARQTGLLDLRGRPVRGLPAQVVGGSVADAEAAWRGAFLAHGSLTEPGRSSALEVSCPGPEAALALVGAARRLGISAKAREVRGTDRVVIRDGEAIGALLTRMGAQDTRLVWEERRMRREVRATANRLANFDDANLRRSARAAVAAAARVERALDILGDEVPDHLAAAGHLRVEHRQASLEELGQLADPPMTKDAVAGRIRRLLSMADRKAKETGIPDTESAVTADLLDDA